CTGCTGGTGCTGTTCATGATCAACGAGTGGTCGCAGCCGATTCCCTTCTTCAAGCTGCAGATGCTCGGCATCCGCAACCTGTCCTTCGCCCTGCTGACCCTGGCCGGGGTGCTGGTGGTACTGACGGCGGTGATCATCATCCCGTCCGCCTATCTGGCTCAGGTCCAGGGCTACCGGCCGTTGCAGACCGCGCCGGTGATGCTGGTGATGGCCCTGCCGCAACTGCTTGCGCTGCCCCTGGTGGCAGCACTGTGCAACCTGCGCTGGGTCGATTGCCGCTGGGTGCTGGGGATCGGCCTGGGCATGCTGGTGCTGTCCTGTCTGGGCGGTACGCACCTGACATCGGCCTGGATCCGTGACGACTTCTACGTGCTGCAACTGCTGCAGATCTTCGGCCAGCCCATGGCAGTGCTGCCATTGCTGATGCTTTCCACCGGCAGTATCACCCCGATGGAAGGGCCTTTTGCCTCGGCGTGGTTCAACACCGTGAAAGGCCTGGCGGCGGTGATCGCCACCGGTGTGCTGGATGTGCTGACCACCCGCCGCCTGCATTTTCATTCGACCATTCTGGTGGACAGCCTGGGCAACTCGCCTCTGGTGGACGACGGCGTCGCCGGCCTGGCCCGGCGCCTGCACCAGCAGGCCGTGGTGCTGACCTCCGCCGACCTCTACTACTGCATGGCAGGGCTGGCCGCTGTGCTGATCCTGCTGATTTTCTGGCTGCCGACGCGGATCTACCCACCGCGGGCGCCGACTTGAACGAGACCTTTGTCATGACGACCCAGAACAAACACAAAATCGCCATTGCGGTAGCGGCAGTGGCGGCCCTTGGCGTGTTGGCCTACCTGGCGCTGCCGGGGCTGTTCGGCCGCGCCGGCGAGCAGACCACCAACGACGCCTTCATCGCCGCCGACTACACCCTGGTGGCCCCGCGCGTGGCGGGGTTCATCAAGGAAGTGCTGGTGGAGGACAACCAGCAGGTCAAGGCCGGGCAACTGCTGGCGCTGATCGACGACCGTGACCTGCGGGCCGCGGCCCAGGCGGCGGATGCCGAGACCCTGGTGGCCAAGGCGCAGTTGCAGAACGCCCGGGCGACCCTGGACCGGCAGAGTTCGGTGATCGCCCAGGCCCAGGCTGCCTTGAGCGCGGCCCAGGCCGAGCGAGCCTTTGCCGAGCATGAACTGAACCGCTACAACCACCTGGCCGGGGTCGGCGCCGGCACGGTGCAGAACGCCCAGCAGGCCCGGACCCGCATCGACCAGGCCAGCGCCCGGCTGGCCACCGCCACCGCAGCCCTGGCGGCGGAGCGCAAGCAGGTGGAGATCATCACCGCTCAGCGTGACGCCGCGGAAGGTGGCTTGAAACGTGCCCAGGCGGCCCTGGAAATGGCCAGCTACGAGTTGTCCTACACGCGCATCGTGGCGCCGGTGGACGGCATGGTCGGCGAGCGCGCGGTGCGGGTCGGTGCCTATGTCACCCCGGGCAGCAAGATCCTTGCCGTGGTGCCGCTGCAGCAGGCCTATGTACTGGCCAACTTCCAGGAAACCCAGCTGACGGCCATGCATGCCGGGCAGGTGGTGGAGGTGCGGGTCGACAGCCTGGGCGGCGAGACCCTGCATGGTCGGGTGGAAAGCCTGGCCCCGGCCACCGGTGTGACCTTCGCCGCGGTGAAGCCGGATAACGCCACCGGCAACTTCACCAAGGTGGTGCAGCGCATTCCGGTGAAGATCCTTCTGGAACCCAACCAGCCGTTGGCCGAGCGGTTGCGGGTGGGCATGTCGGTGGAAGCCAGCGTGGACACCCACAGCTCTGCCACCAGCGCCCGCGAGGTGACCCAGCGATGAGCCGCGAACGCAGCCGTCACAGACGCTCCCACGGGCTCCGCACTCTGCTGGCGCTGAGCCTGCTGTCCCTGGCCGCGTGCAATGTCGGCCCGGATTTCCAGAGGCCCCAGGCGACCCAGGTCCAGGCCTGGTCCGCCCCGGCCCAGGCCGCTGCCAGCCAGGCGGTGGACAGTGCCATGCAGGAGCGCTGGTGGGAGGTGTTCAACGACCCGCAACTGTCGGCCCTGAGCCGTCGCGTCCTGAGCGATAACCTCGACCTGCAACTGGCCACCAGCCGTTTGCAGCAGAGCCGGGCGGCGCGCCAGGTCATTACTGCCGAACGCTATCCGAGCACCTCGGCCAATGGCGGCTACGGGCGCAAGCGCAACAGTGCCGAGGGCCTGAACGACCCTTCGGGGAACAACGGAAAATCGGCCTTCAATCTCTGGGAAGCGGGCTTCTCCGCCTCCTGGGAGCTGGATTTCTGGGGCCGGGTGCGGCGCGAAACCGAGGCCGCCGATGCGACCCTGGAAGTGGCGGAGAACGACCGGCGCGGGGTGCTGCTGTCGGTGCTGGCGGAAACCGCCCAGGACTACATCCAACTGCGCGGCGTGCAGAGCACCCGGGCGGTCACCGAGCAGAACCTCGAGGTCGCCCGGCACAGCCTGAAACTCTCGCAACTGCGCCTGGCCGACGGCGTGGCCACCGACCTGGACGTGGCCGAAGCCGCCGCCCAGGTCGCCACCATCGAGGCGCAACTGCCGGAGCTGCAACAGCGCCAGGCGCAGCTGATCAATGCCCTGAGCCTGCTGCTGGGGGAGCCACCCCAGGCCTTGCACCAGGAACTGGCCAGCGATGCGCCAGTGCCGCAACCGCCATCCCAGGTGGCTATCGGCCTGCCTTCGCAACTGGCCGAGCGGCGTCCGGATATCCGCCAGGCCGAGGCGCGCCTGCATGCAGCCACGGCCAGCATCGGTGTGGCCAAGGGCGATTTCTATCCGCGCATTACCCTGTCCGGCAACTTCGGCTCCCAGGCCCTGCAACTGGCGGACTTCGGTTCCTGGAGTTCGCGGCAGTTCGGCATCGGCCCGCAGTTCAGCCTGCCGCTGTTCGATGGCGGCCGCCTGCGGGGCATGCTCCAGTTGCGCGAGGCCCAGCAGCAGGAAGCAGCCCTGGCCTACCAGCAGACGGTGCTGCGGGCCTGGCACGAAATCGACGACCAACTGACCCGCTA
The DNA window shown above is from Pseudomonas protegens CHA0 and carries:
- a CDS encoding HlyD family secretion protein, with amino-acid sequence MTTQNKHKIAIAVAAVAALGVLAYLALPGLFGRAGEQTTNDAFIAADYTLVAPRVAGFIKEVLVEDNQQVKAGQLLALIDDRDLRAAAQAADAETLVAKAQLQNARATLDRQSSVIAQAQAALSAAQAERAFAEHELNRYNHLAGVGAGTVQNAQQARTRIDQASARLATATAALAAERKQVEIITAQRDAAEGGLKRAQAALEMASYELSYTRIVAPVDGMVGERAVRVGAYVTPGSKILAVVPLQQAYVLANFQETQLTAMHAGQVVEVRVDSLGGETLHGRVESLAPATGVTFAAVKPDNATGNFTKVVQRIPVKILLEPNQPLAERLRVGMSVEASVDTHSSATSAREVTQR
- a CDS encoding efflux transporter outer membrane subunit; its protein translation is MSRERSRHRRSHGLRTLLALSLLSLAACNVGPDFQRPQATQVQAWSAPAQAAASQAVDSAMQERWWEVFNDPQLSALSRRVLSDNLDLQLATSRLQQSRAARQVITAERYPSTSANGGYGRKRNSAEGLNDPSGNNGKSAFNLWEAGFSASWELDFWGRVRRETEAADATLEVAENDRRGVLLSVLAETAQDYIQLRGVQSTRAVTEQNLEVARHSLKLSQLRLADGVATDLDVAEAAAQVATIEAQLPELQQRQAQLINALSLLLGEPPQALHQELASDAPVPQPPSQVAIGLPSQLAERRPDIRQAEARLHAATASIGVAKGDFYPRITLSGNFGSQALQLADFGSWSSRQFGIGPQFSLPLFDGGRLRGMLQLREAQQQEAALAYQQTVLRAWHEIDDQLTRYNASQLRRDSLAEAVRQNQIALRTAQQQYIEGVVDFVNVLTVQGALLATQEQLVESSAGVSLAMVGLYKALGGGWQSVYPLQAASQPG